cgCGACCGCGCCCTCAAAGTCGCCCGGCGACAGCTGCATGGTAGCCAGCGTTGCCTGGTGAGGCCACGTGTTGCGCTTCCAGTGCCTACTTGCGTGCCGACGCGAACCTGCGCGTCTGACAGGAAACGAACGGGGGCAcgtccacgcacgcacacaaactcGAGCCGGCACGGGAAATACGTGCGCCCGTGTAGGCGTGTACGCACGTCTGGCGTCTGCACGATGGTTGATGCGCTCACAAGAGGACGCTGACGTCTGCTAAAGGAAGCACGGTGACTAATAAAAATTGTTGGGGGAAGAAGaaagtgtgtgcgtgtgtgctgatAAGCCAGACAGGCGACACCGAGGGATcgcgaggggggaggggcgcgcgcgaggagcgGGCTTTAAGAAGAAAAGGCGCTAAGGTctgcaggagggagggagggagggggggggtgagcgGGAGAAGGTGGGGCGTGATGCAGAGGTGGCGCCAAGGACAACACAGAGCCGAAGGTgagcacacacggacacacggACGCACGTAGGCAGAATGAGAagtgaaggggggggggtgggtgggagcaagagagaatatcggccgcagccgccagcaAGAGCACAGCAGGCGGCCTGGGATGGAGTGGGGGatgcttcttctttttttttagcTCGTACGGAAGCCGTGACGGACAAAGCCATGCGCGTACGCGCAGCCCCGTGgacgtgcgcgtgtatgtgttgGGCAGATGGAGGAgtagggggagagggagggagggagggagggagggagggggggggcgcgtATGCACGGCGGTGGGTGATCATCGTAGAGCACACCATCAAAGCCGAAAGAGGAGCGTGAGGGGGACTCTGCACCGTAAGACTCTATACacggcagaggggagggggcaacaCCGGCCCAGAACTGCACGCGCCCTTACGCGTCTCGTGCTCCTACCGCGGGTTTTCCCCGGGGGTCCATGGCGGATCTCCAGACGTGGTGAGCCTCCCCATACGCCCTTGCGCCAGTTGCAGTGCGCCGCGTCATAGCTGCGGCAAGGGTGAGGACCTTGCTTTAGGGGGTCGATACCGGCCCTCGtcggcatgcgcacacacagacgtgcCCCGTGTGGTCAGCGgtgcccttctcttcttATCCTGTCGATCCCCATCGATACAGCAGCATCCATTCGGCAGCTGCCAGTTGCTGCAacgacggcgcagcactAGCAATGACAAACTGCGCTTATCGCCCGCCCAAGTCTTAGCGAATGCCGTAACCCCagccatacacacacacacacatgagCACGCACGTCCGCCGAAGCGAAGAGGGATGATGGGGCAGGGGCCaccagtggtggtggtggtggggggggggaggaggggtgaggCAGATCGCGTTAGCGCGAACAGGCTGTGGCAGTCGAAGGTAggagtgaggggggggggcgggagaggcggcgcggtCTTCGACCTTCAGTGCCCGTACgtgcctctccgccgcctcctctctctcgcgcgccgcACATCTCCTATTTTGTGCGCTTGCGGATGACGTAGCGATCCACCGCGGCCTTGCCGCCCTTGTCGTTGAGGCGCGAGAAGGTGTCTGCTGTCATCGCACGCTTCACCTCGGCCCGCTTCGGGAAGTACGGCTTTGCCTTTCTGCCGGCCTTCACGGCCAGCACCTCCCTCCGCAGAAGCTCCTTCTTCACGCTCGATCGCCGATCCTTGACGGAGGCATCGCGCGTCTTGGACACGTACAGCTGCGAGGCGCGCTGAAGCTGCTCAAGTTCCGTGTAGAGTCGCTGTGGCGGTGCCAGCTTCAACTCCCGCAGCTCGCGCTGATGGTCCTCGCCGAAGACCTCCTGCTCGTAGTCGGACAAGTCGTACTCGTCGAGGTCCTCGCCGGCCTCCTCCAGTTCGCAGCGGCGAATGACGCACCTGAGGCACTTGATGCGGAagcgccgctccgcctcttccttctcctccgcctcgcgtAGGAAGCCGTAATTCTGCTCGAACATGCGTTTATCCGCGCGACCGAACATCGGGTCAAAGCGCGGGTCAacacgccgctgcgccactgcgGACTTGGCAGACGATGCGGCAGAAAAGTTGGTGTTGGCCCcacgcgacgacgacgacgtcgtccGACGCGGCCGCTTATGTGCGTCATGCGCCGGTGGAGGGCCGTCGTCGCTCATGAGGGACGATGAGCTGTCGAGATGCCGCTGAAGAGATGCAAACAACGACGAGGCAcacagggaggaggaggagggagagcgagagagaggggagaacTGGTTGTCTTCCGCTGGATGCCGCatacaccacacacacacacacacacacggaagCCTGGTGGATGCGACAGAGAGATCGGTGCGTGCGAGCTTGTCTTCGTATGCGGGGCATGTGGAGGACGACACAGGTGAGGCCCCTCCGCTACTACCGCTGCCATCGCGGCCGCGCGTTGCTCCTGCTCACATCCGCGCCACCGCTTGCTctggcacagcagcggtgccgccgacgtTGAGTATCATGGCGCCAGGACCGCGAGGGGCGAGGGGACGGTATTGTATGCGCTGGGTTCGCTGTGCTTGCCGCGGCACTCCCCTTTGTCAGGTATTGGAGTAAAGAAAGAATATCGCACGCGCATGGGACGTGCCATCGAGTCCGCAACATCGTCCTGatgagagcagcagcggcgtcacgcCATGCAAACacgtacatatatatatatatatatatacatatacatgcacacccacccacacacaccacgtGCATGCAGAAGCGGCGTCACGGCCGGCGAGGGCgggagacacgcacacgcacacgcacacgcacaaaccCCTGCATGgacgcacaccagcagcaaggCGGACAGGACGAGATACACACCCATCACGGTCACGCCATCACAGAGAGGCGCCGGAGCTtccacccccacctctcctgATGATGGAAGagcctgtgtgtgtgtgtgtgtgtgtgtgtgtgcacgagAAGATATTGCTAAACAGAAACGAACATAGGAATAGGAATAGGCggtagcggtggcggtggatgAAGCACGCAGACAtcaacggcacacacacacacacaccgcacaagcgagagagggtggCGTGGGGAGTGGTGGCAGCCTACACTCCcagatggaggagaggcacgaggggagagagcctctgcacacacacacacatacacccgcTCTCTCCATAACAGAACTGCTTTCTACTGAAGGCCGTCTCGAGGGTTTCTTGTGGCGGCGGGGCCTGCGCAGACTGTTGCGTCAGTGTCCGTTCGCCCTCACCGTGCATGAGGCGAGTGTttcctgcagcggcggttTCTGTGGCGTAGGTGGCTGATGGAGACAAAGACATCGCCCACACCTCCCTGGAAGCTATTTTCATCCTCATTCGCATTCACGCGTGCccgggggtggggagggggccgctCCATGCCCTCGACTCCTCGCTCACTCACGAGCCTCAGACCTTGGGCTCACGGTGTGACTTGGAGCTGGCCGGTGTGGCGGAGGCTTTGGTCTTCGAGCTGTTCCTGGTGCCCGGGGAGGTCGTtcgcaccaccgcgctcgatgtgtggccgccgtggtgccgatggtgctcctcctccgataCCTCCTCGAACTCGGGTATACCTGCCACCAGGCCGATCAGCAGCATCAACGCACCAAGCGCGATGGCCACGGAGCCGGCGACGATCTCGATAATGGTGGTGCCGAGCAGCAGGACGCCGAACAGGATGTAAAAGATGCCGCGCGGGCGGTAGTAGACGAGAACGTGGAAGTACCTCATCCATATAAAGAGGGCCCCGTTGAGCGATGAAaactgcagcacctccgcagAGAGGCCGAGCAGGCTGAAGATGAGGCAGTACACCCCCAGGAACCCGGTGCTTGGGGTGACGTCGGACCTGAGGAAGTACAGGATGACGCACACGAAGGTGagcacgacgacgatgagcGACATGATGAGGAAAACGGCCGGCCAGCTGCGATGGCAGCACGActgccgcgacggcgcccGCAGCTCTCGGATGTGAGTCCCGCTCATGTTGTGCGCGCCTGTagtgagggggtgggacggagggggaaaggcgaagtgtgtgtgtgtgtgtgtgtgtgtgcgtgtgcgtgggcacAGTAGGAGTGTCGTCTACGCAGCTTCCTTTTGGGCGAGCGCGAGAGGTTGAAGCACTCCGATAGCGGAGTTCCCAGTATATACCCTATATCCCCGctcttgtggtggtggtgatggctgCTGACCTATGCCAGAAGGAATGGTAATCActggtggggggggggcttgcGTGAACAGCTGGGATGACTGTAGGCTGCAGGAAAGTAAGAGAAGACgggtgagggggtgggccgcagcgtcggcggcgacgagaaAGCGAGGAGCGAAGGGGAGCAGAGATTTCGGGGGGGGGTCGGCATTCTTTTCCGCTTTGTGGTTCACGTGTACATCGCATGACCACATGCTCAccggcgaggcgctgcggcgccgacgcccGAGCAACGGCGAACGCgcccaacacacacagacacacacacgcacagaggtgGAGTTGATGGACTTGCTCTTGTGTTTCCCGGCCTCATCTCTGCACTCGCGGGCACTGGGGCGGTGATGATGGAAGCGCCGCTTGCGATCtcgaagagagaaagcgcgCGTGGAAGGACGGtgatgcgcgcgcgcggaggTAGTTGCTGGAGCGGGAGTGCTCTACTcagaaaggagaagggggaggagctTGTtgatgcacgcacacgcgcaccccgCTGAAAGCGCAGCGACGTCGCTTTCCATTTAATATGTTGTTCTCCATCGCTCCCATcaccccttctcctttctgAGTAGAGCACTCCCGCTCCAGCAACTACCTCCGCGCGCGCCCTTCGCAGCTTCACAGAAGTCACCGAGAACACACAACCAGCGCAGACAACAAAGGAGGGTCGCTCTCGTGCGCCGACACCCGCACGCATCGTCTTTCACATGTCGCCAGGTCCTTTTCCTCCcattcccctccctcacacacgcacacacagccagGCAAGGTCCACGATGCGATGAGCCTCAAACCACCCCGACGTGCCTGCACAGAACAACGCGTGCCACAGGAGTAAGAGAGGGCGCCCATGCGCACATGGCACATGGTAATGCGAATGGTGCATTATATTcagccgcaccagcgtcTGGGCAAGGAGGGGAGATGGTTGAGGGGGAcgagcgggagggaggaggggacggcGCACGTCGTTGATCGCGCGCCCAGTTTCACAGCTTCTCTGCATCCTTCACTCGTCCTTTGCCCACACGCGCCTGGGTATCCCTTTCTCCTGCATCACACGCCCCTTCTTCTCCCGCTTGcccggcgcacgcacacacatagatCTACCCACATACGTGTATACTACGTGCACACCGCTACACATGTACGCATCTGTGCACCCCACTGCAGGTGAGTGATGTTAGCGGAGCCCGTGCGCCGTGTCGTGGAGAGAAGGTGAACCGCCATGCGCCAGGGCACAGCCGACGACTCCTCTGCCCTCTGCCCTTCCCTCCacaacgccaccgccacgacaAGAGCATGACGGATAACACTGagggacgaggacgaggaggagcgggtCTACAAAGGCCAACGACATGCAAGCACGGAGGCGTGTGCGGATGTTCGAGGCGGCGAGACagagacagcagcagcaaagacCGAGTATATATCTTCGCTACACCGCGCGTAGCAGCgtgacggggggggggcgaagtAGAAGCACGTAGGCGCACAAGGATGCTCATGCGCGAGCAGTACACCACTCCTTCACAGCATCGAGTGCTCCCCTTCATGATCGGCTCGGCCTGCCTCGCACGGCACCCCTCTTGCCGCCGGTCTTCCGCCACTCACAATGCACTGCCTGCAGGGTGCCAACCGTACCCTACGTCACTCCCCATTAGCTCTGCTTCGCCATCGTTGGGGTTGCCGCCCAGGACAccttcgccttcgcctcgGCGCTGATGGCGTCCTTGCCTTCCGTTTCCGCGACAATCTCGTTGTACACCTTCTGCATGTGCTGATGCATCCGGCGTGAGACATCCTTACTATCCTCGTGATCGTAGTCGATAGGGAAGCGGCCAACGCGTATGTGCATGTCTGTCGGCATGCCGCCAATCATCGTCCACCACGGCCATGTCTTCTTGGCGCCCGCATGCACCATGTAATAGGTTTCCATGCGGTGCTTGAAGATGGTGTGAAAGGTGCCGTAGCGGAACGCCTGCAGAACCCGCGGATTCTTGTTGATGGTGCCTTCGGGGAAGATGGCGAggttgccgccgctggcgatgTGGGCGTCGGCGCCCTcctgcaccggcgcctgCTTCTCCTTGTCAACATGGAAGTTACCGTCCTCGTCCGACTTGAAGTACACGGGGAAGTGTCCCGACGCGGTCGAAGACGCCGCCGAAGACTGGGATGTTGCGCAGCGACGACTTCATcatcgtgcgtgtgttgagGAGCTGCCTAAACGGTGTCAGTCCAATGAAGGCGTAGACGTCCCAGAAGGAGGCGTGGTTGCCGACGTACGCGGCGTGATGCAGGCTGATGTCCTCCCACGACAGTTGCTTGCCATTCCCATCAAGGTCAAAGCGGAGGTGCATGCGAATCTGTGGGTTGAGCCACCACACCATGCGGAAGGCCAGGACCAGCGGTATAATGCACAGCCGCTGCACGTAGTACGCCGGCACACCGAGGCGGCGAAGCTGCACAACGAGTTTCGTCAGCGCTGACACCGGCAAAATCGTCATGATGTTGACCCACAGAAACCAGGCCCGCATGAGCTTGACAGGCACAAGCCGCTGACGAAGCAGCACGTACCAGATCGCGCAGGCGATCGACACGCAGAGGACAGAGTTGGTGACCATCTTTCGCCGATGTCCACTatcgctctccccctcggCGGCTGTTTCACGTCTATGTCTTGGAAGAAAATGTGCGGCGTAGCTTTTCCtgagagatagagagagacagacagtTGCGGCGAGGGAGTACTGTGCAGCCTGTAGAGGGTACCGGCCGCGCAACGACAGCCTGGTGATGACTTTGTTCGTGCGTgatacacatgcacacacgcacgcacgcgcggaGGGCGATCTGGCGATGCCAAAAGGATCGAGACAGGGGAGCAGAGGCCTCTCCTCCGACCCCCACCTCCGTTCTCGCGTTTGGCAATCCTCAGGAGTCGACGCGCACATCCCTCAGCCATGCAAGATGAGTCTCCAGCCCACGCCGCCCTCCCACGGCCCTGCCACAGGTCcatcccttccccccttccctccccctatccGCGTGGGGCCAAGCAGCCGTAGGCCGTGTGAGGGCCCGGGGCGGGGAGACACGCTCCAGTCACGCTGGCACTTCGCCCATCATACGGATCGTacaagcgtgtgcacggccgccggccGCTCTGGCCCTGCCACCACGCGATGTGGCCCGGCACTGGCAagaggatgggggagggcgcTGCTCGGCTTCCACCCAGGGAGTGGGTGTGCACTGGACGCTGAGGCACCACGCGCTGAGgtgcgcacccctccccctcccccacccgtCATccgggagaggaggaggggggatcAAGTAGGCGGCTGACGAGGGGATGAAGCGGATGGCTGGCCTGTCGCATGCCCAGAGATACAAGCCTACGGAAAACGTGATGGTGGGATGCGCCTgcaatgtgtgtgtgtgtgtgtgtgggtgtttcTGCATCCCCCGCATACGCTCCCGATAGCAGGGTTGTGCGGGGGTGTGACGAGAGATGAGGTGACGAGGGCGAGCGAAGGCACGCGGATGATCCAGAGATGGGCGTGCCCCTATTCAACACCCTCAAGACGCGTGCATGTTGCTCGCAGTCCTGTTTAGCAGCGATgggcggagaggaggcggagagagaagggacaAATGCCGAGCAGGCGAGTCAATCACGTGGGCAACATGCATGTGCCGCGCTGGCTGTAacctctccgccgccgcctccccttttcctccttcGTGCTCTTCTCCCGCTTCGATGTCACATCAGCTGCTGTCTCGTGGGAAGGGGATGGGCGTGGAGGACGGCTGCAGGAATGCCGAGGTGCCACAGAGCTGGACCCCATCCTCTCATGCGGAGAGGCACGACGCAGGAAGGCGACGCGGCACCCGTACcggctgtgcgtgtgcggtggcgtGGCAATGAATACAGGGAAAAAGAGTCCAGTATGTGAGCGCTGCATTCTATACGCTGCGACGTTAGCTGAGCGGGTGCCCCCCGGCGCACCTCCGACGtgttccccctcccccctccgtgcccgccgcgcaCCTCGGCGACAGACGtaagagcagcagcgggcgatggagaagagagacacaccGTAAGGCAAGAAGCAACGAGAAGACGTAGAGCATCGTGACAGCCGACATCGACGCGCACAtctgcaggcacacacgcgcatgctATATGAGGagatgaggagggggagggggatgacCAGACACGCTGCTCACGCACGAAGTCACGGGCACACAGGAGGATAGAAAAGTCACGAGCACACCAGCGTTATGAATAAGTTGTGAGCCACGTAGGCGTCTATGAGAAGGAACGGGCAAGGAGACCattacacgcacacacatgcacacgcacagagggcGGGGTCGAGGGCGTTGTAGTGGCAGTGGGGTGACTAGGTGGAGGGGCAGGAGGCGCGCATGAAGCTTGTACGTTCCTGCACGTGCGTCTGTGACCATGGGACTGCGGGCACCTCTTGCTGAACTGTCCATCCACTCCACACCCACGTCTCCTCGCACGACGACAGCAGTCGGTGTCCCTGCACAGAAATGCCATTTGCGGGTCACTGAGGTTTGACGGCGGGTTTACGCCGTCGCCCTTGTCGCATGGGCCTCACGAGCAGCGTGGGGCGCCGCAATGCCCAGCGTCTTCGCTCCCTTCGCCTCTGACACCGGATccttgcgccgccgcctcggctcctccgcggcggctACCTCAGCCGCGATTTCGTCCCGCACCTGCTGCATGTGCTTCTGCAGTCCCACCGCGACGCTTTTGCTGGAGTCCTTGTCGAAGTCGACCGGGTAGGCGCCGATGCGGATGTGGATGTCTGCCGGCAGCCCGCCGTACGCCATTCGCGGCGCCCACGTCTTCTCGCTGCCAACGGCCACCACGTAGTAgacgcggaggcgatgcTCGATGATGGTAGCGAAGGTGCCGTAGCGGAAcgtctgcagcgtctccgGGGTTTTGTTGATGGTGCCTTCGGGGAAGAaggcgatgctgccgccgaggcgcaggtgccaGCGCATGTGTTGCGACACTATCGCCTGCTTCTCCTTGTCAACATGGAAGTTACCGTCCTCGTCCGACTTGAAGTACACGGGGAAGTGCCCGACGCGGTCGAAGACGCCGCCGAAGACTGGGATGTTGCGCAGCGACGACTTCATCAGCGTGCGCATCTGCATGAGGTGCAACAGGGGGGTGATGCTGATCATCTCGAAGGCATCCCAGAAGGAGGTGTGGTTCAGTGCGAAGGCGGTGCCGGTTCGGGCGATGTCGTCCCAGCACGCCGGCTTTCCATGCTCGTTGGCGTCGAactgcacgtgcacgcggaTCTGTGGGTTGACCCACCAGACCGCCTTGAAAGCGTAGCCGAGGATGAAGACGCAGATGCTCTGCAcacaccgccgcggcacTCCGAGGTAGCGGAGCGGGTCGATCAGGTAGACGAGCACAGAGGACGGAATGATcagggcggtggaggagagcagaAACCACTTCTGCATGGCCCACTTCGGCAcgaggcgctggcggaggagtgTGTAGCCGGTGCCGAGCGCGACAGCCAGCAGGACGCCCTGCTGTCTGCCCGTCAGATGCGGCAGCCGTGCAACCGTCTCATGTAATACGCGAgccaccgctgcacccaTCTTcacggagagcgagggaaTACACGCAGTGctgtatacgtgtgtgtgtgtgttggtgtctGCCTCATATATAGGTTCGccagaagagcagcagcaaggagCACAAGATGAGGAGTTGGAGGCGAGAGGCGGACGGACACGTAGTCGCACACACCGACGGAGAGGTGCGAGGGTGGCATGCCGACGAAGCGGTGACGCCAAAACAAAAGAGCCGAGAACAGCGacaaggggggggggcggagggcggaggaggcccgTTATGCAGCCTCAACGCGCTTCGCTTGCTTCCGCGCAATGAGCGGGCCTCCACGccactctcctcccctcaGGTGCCCTCCCACGGCCCTGCCACAGGTCcatcccttccccccttccctccccctatccGCGTGGGGCCAAGCAGCCGTAGGCCGTGTGAGGGCCCGGGGCGGGGAGACACGCTCCAGTCACGCTGGCACTTCGCCCATCATACGGATCGTacaagcgtgtgcacggccgccggccGCTCTGGCCCTGCCACCACGCGATGTGGCCCGGCACTGGCAagaggatgggggagggcgcTGCTCGGCTTCCACCCAGGGAGTGGGTGTGCACTGGACGCTGAGGCACCACGCGCTGAGgtgcgcacccctccccctccccctacccgTCATCCGGGAGAGGAGGTAGCCTTCGGAAGAAAAGGATGAGCGTGTAGCGAGAGGGCAACGCGTGTGTGGTAGTGAGCGACGGCAGGAGCGGCAAGAGAAGTCGGGAACGCCTTCGCTTGAGAGACCAGGACGGTGGGGGCGATGACTGTCCCTACGCAATGTGCCCCGCCGTCGAGAGAGCAGATGTGGATGCGTGCTGTTCGGCATTCCTTCGTTGTCCTTGGggcacacatccacacacccgcacaacacccacacgcagACGCGTGCATACGTAGACGCATGGGTGCACAGCGAGGCAGCTCGGATCTCCTCCTTGTCACCTTCTAAATTGTTTCCCCCGACAtgaaggggtggtggtggtgcgcaggcgcgcctCTCTTCGCAGTGCGCGCGACGATGCTTGCCAACACCCGCGCTGTGGTCGTGCGGGTCCGCACGAGTCagcctcacgcagctggcTGCGGCATGGCCACCGAGCTGGCGCTTGACGTGGATGGGGACGAGGAGCGgtggtcgctgctgcagctgctgctgtgaccTCCGTGGATTTCATTGTagatgcgcagcgcgtcctcgtcgccgcaCGTGGGACCGAGGGAGCCGAGGTTGCACACATGACCGCTGCGTGGCGCCTGTGGCCGTGCCGCGTCTTCGGAGAGGACGAAGACCGCACTGCTGGCGTTGCCTCTGAAGCAGTTCCGCGCCGCTCGGCCAGCGCCTCGCTCGCCCGAAGAGCCgccatcatcgtcgtcgccgccgctctcgtcgtcctcgtcgtcctcggaAGACATCTCGGCCAGGTGAGGCGAAAAGCTCCGCAGTGCCGGCACGAGCCCGCTGCTCACGTGCGCCATCGTTGGAGGTCGTTCGACTTCCTCGCCAGCAGCCCCTTCAGCAGGTGTGGCAGCACTCGTGCTGCCGACAGCGGCAGGCATGTTGGACGGCGTCGTCCTAGTCACTTGACGCAGCTGTGCCTTGAGCTCCGCCGCTTCGCGAGTTCGGGCGTGCAAGGCCTCGGTGAGGCGCTCGAGTTGCCGCCTAtcctcctccacatcccTGTCAAAATTTGTACCGGCTATCAGGTGCGCCGGGGAAGACACAGGAGGTGCCTCCACGGGAGCGGGAGACGATGCAGAGCCACTGCAGGAGCTGGGGTTGGGTGTTGTGATCGGCAGCATGCCCGCATCACCTTCATGGATCGCTGACGGGGAGACGGTGCCATTTTGGTCCGTCGAGACGGGGTCCACGTGACATGGCACCGACGGTGTGTCCCAATCAGCTTTCACCCTTTTAGTAACGTCGAGAACGCCACTCacgcgcggcggcacacTGGACAGACGGGAGAGAcgacgcagcaccgtcacccAGGCcgaggcgggggtgcgcCCTGCCTCCGTGGAGGCAGGGATGATGAGGAAGGAGATGGGATCggctggcgcggcggcaccaccggcagcgacAGGGGCAATGCAGAGACGcaggccaccgccgcccgcctcgcccacctccgccgccggctcGATGCTGCAGGCGGGGGTGAGAGGGATGACAGGATATCCATCATCCATGGTGGATGC
This sequence is a window from Leishmania mexicana MHOM/GT/2001/U1103 complete genome, chromosome 4. Protein-coding genes within it:
- a CDS encoding acyltransferase-like protein, copy 2 is translated as MQKWFLLSSTALIIPSSVLVYLIDPLRYLGVPRRCVQSICVFILGYAFKAVWWVNPQIRVHVQFDANEHGKPACWDDIARTGTAFALNHTSFWDAFEMISITPLLHLMQMRTLMKSSLRNIPVFGGVFDRVGHFPVYFKSDEDGNFHVDKEKQAIVSQHMRWHLRLGGSIAFFPEGTINKTPETLQTFRYGTFATIIEHRLRVYYVVAVGSEKTWAPRMAYGGLPADIHIRIGAYPVDFDKDSSKSVAVGLQKHMQQVRDEIAAEVAAAEEPRRRRKDPVSEAKGAKTLGIAAPHAAREAHATRATA